GCGGCAACCATCTCAGAGTTTGGCGAATCATTCTGGGGCATAGAAGCTCGGAACGCAGCAATCGCAAACAACTATTTCACTTGCAGCATCAACAGAGTTGGCACCGAAGTTTTTAACGTAAAGAAGGATGAAATAAGAGAACATAATACTATGACTGTTTCAAGAACTTATTATGGGTCGAGCTACATAACAGCTCCTAACGGATGCCGAACCCCATCTTTGTCCAGGGTGAAAGACGGTTTATTACTAGGAGAACTCGATTTAAACTTGTGCAGACAGGTGAAAGACCGGTGGGGATTTAATATGACTTCTCGCCTGGACTTGTACGCAAAAGAATTAGCTCATATTGTTCAATGAATTTTAAATATCATTGTTTAAGTAATAAAATGGAATAACCTTAAgcattttttcaaataatatcCCTATTAAGTAAAAGTAAATGAATGTAAAGTTTAATATCTACCTGTAGCTTGATTGCTGGATGAGAATGAAACACTTGAGAAATGTTTGAAATAAAAcgttatagtccagtagaattagcttttaaatcggaaataattcctacaaaagattttattgttttaatggcttcattggttgcccattaagactctcctaagttttcgacttcgacggagttgtgcttaagtggtgggggcccccgaaaggggcattttttcggttttccggttataccgcgtaaaggacttaccctatcaaaaagtggtcttcatgacggttgaagggcactaaATCccgattttgtggcgtcgaaccttggaccaggcatatggctaagcaatgaaatcgtacaggagggtacaaggaagaggggcagccacattaggtaacacagagtcgttcaggagagtgccaggaagaggtgcagcaaccgcagttaaggaacggctgggacgaacaaggataagcgaatcaaactcgtgagccttgttagggttacactggttaaggcgaccctttagaaggcttggaagcatgtgggtaacaagccattggacgtggagagggtcattaattatacgtatattttctactttgccgaactttagcgcgagaacggtttgtccaaaacatatgaatttggtcttattcaatgcaggattaagtgccctttaaccgtcatgaagaccacttttcgatagggtaagtcctttacgcggtataaccggaaaaccgaaaaaccacttaagcacaactccgtcgaagtcgaaaacttaggagagtcttaatgggcaaccaatgaagccattaaagcaaaaaaatcttttgtaggaattatttccgatttaatcaatttttgtgtttaattctactggcctattatgaGTTTTTGAACTTGGTGTTTTTTTCCAAAAATGAAATCTTGATATTAAATGTATTGAATGATTTTAATCGATCAATTGGTTAATCAATAGTGTACAACACTATTCAGATGTCATCTGTGGTTGCCCAAgtgctttttttttctttataatctGTGGCAGATATTGTCGCCGAATGATATGTCATTTTTGAGTCGGTTTTGATAAATTCATTCagcaaataaattacattaaaacaaGGAATTAACAACAATATTCGAAAATGGTAAGTTCCTATTAAACTATTTATAATGTCCACTAGTATTTAAGATAGTTTTTAATGTAGATAGGTTATGTTAGCGTCTGAACCATTACAATGCATTTTTCCGAGTTTgtattagaaataatttattgttttcaagATATAACTAGTTCAATAGCGCTTCACGGCTTCACATGCTTACTTATTAAGTaatattttactcaataataagTTTATGAAACGTATgttgaataatttaaaacagTAAAGACCAACTATGATTTCAGTCGATCTTAGCGTACAATGGTGGTGCTGTGGTTGCCATGAAAGGGCAGGACTGCGTGGCAATCGCTACAGACAAGCGTTACGGTATCCAGGCCCAGACTGTGTCGACAAACTTCCCTAAAGTCTACAAGATGGGCCCCACACTGTATGTAGGTCTACCAGGTCTTGCAACTGATACACAGACTGTGTTCCAGAGACTGAAGTTCAGGTAAAGAAATTTTCATGttcttaaaattatttcaacCAGCATTTATGAGTACTGTGAAAAAATACTTGTAGGTAGGTAGTCATTTTAGCTCCATTCATACCCATCActgagaaaacatattttaaatgtGATGATGcagttaataaaatgttataagcTGCAGAGCAAGTAGAGCAAAAGTTAGtcaatattcctttaaaatttaaagttttCTTTGTACAAAACATTTTGAACTCGATAATCATCTTtctttcatttatatttttccaGAATGAACCTTTATGAGCTTAAAGAGAACAGAATAATGAGGCCCAAGACATTCTCAGCGATGCTCTCAAACCTTCTCTACGAGAGGCGCTTTGGGCCTTACTTCATTGAGCCCGTGATCGCCGGGCTGGACCCCTACGATAACCAGCCTTATGTGTGCAATATGGATCTGGTaagtttgaaatcaaatcatttttatttacgaacATGGGTTTACAAACTTTAGTACCAAGATGGTAATGTAATTCACAAAGCGGTGAGAGTGGAAATCATGAGAAACTTGTTTTATGATTGAATTTCACTATTTTTGATTCATTAACTTCTAggaatgtaattttatttttagttactgCCAGGCTTCTGTTAAATTTTGTTGTATAAGTCACCCAtgaaataaagtacaatcatcATTCAGCCCAGCAGCTGCAATCAGATTGGACATTGTGCTTTTAGACTTTTGGAGAGTGCACATTACTTCTGTTCTTTCTTGCTTTTTAAAAttagtaatcaataataaactCTGGATGGATTTATGACACTAGTAAACTGCATTGCTCTTGCAGTATGAAAATCAATAAGAAACATACAATTCAATTTCAGATTGGCTGCCCCAATGAGCCAGAAGACTTTGTGGTGTCGGGTACATGCTCAGAGCAACTGTACGGAATGTGTGAAGCGCTCTGGGAACCCAACCTCAAGCCGGATGAGCTCTTTGAAACTATCTCTCAGGTACATTTTTCTTAAGTACATAagtaaataaccctccttctagcaCAGTCGGGTAATAATGATGACAAACTTTATCATAGGATCTAATTGGTCACATTAGCATttgacaaatatttatttgacttaCATTACCTGCATACAGTTTTCATAACTCTTGAAAACGAGTGCTTACAAGTTCTCCATACTACTTTATTGACAGACTTATACAATCTACATTCTCAAGTTTACGATTTAAATCTCCTAGTGACAGTAGTAATGACAAAAGCTTCTAGTGTGACGCGTAggtatttaaacatttttaagacCCAATGAAAACGGCTTGTGTTGTACAACCTGAataagttaactgcgcacctggcagccgtgacgtcacacgcgAGCGACGCGAACACGCGGAGATGCGAGGGAGAAGTCGCATAACAGcgtggtgcgcagttaactctaTCGGGTTTTGTTTAGCGTGCGTCTGTATTGAAGTTCCAATAGACTAAGAATTTGTACAGTAGGTGTTCCAAGTTTTTTAGTATCTCCATCTTCCACGCatgcaaaattataaattattttattttacaggcACTCGTGAACGCGGCCGATCGTGACGCAATCTCCGGTTGGGGCGCTGTCGTGTACATCATCGAGAAAGACAAGATCACCGAGAAACACGTCAAGACGAGGATGGACTAGTGTGTTTGTGTATGGGATGCTGGTATTATCTTaacgttttattaataaagctaTCTAAAATCCGATTGCGgtgttttttatttgtgtacAAGACCGTCTTTTTAACGTTTAGattcattcaaattcaaatattttattaaatcagacTACAATTTGGCCCATGtgtaacaaatatgaaatataacttaGACTAGATTAGATAGCTCTACTACCATAATAATTATGGCTAATGCCTAATAATACACACACAAATTATACGGGAATCGAAACCGTGAGCTCAGTAGTCAGTAACTAACCTCtactagcacgaaaaactttcgtcttcgaatcgtttgcgtatttgaCAAAAATCGATACCCAGCCATTgaattcaacgataacgtgaACGTGACGATGATTGTCAAAATTctcgtatagttccaaaatactgaactgtcctatgcatgacattgacagtggggcgccaccgtcaataccggaacgctgattccgatttttgccacctCTGTACAATTTTGCAGTTTGAcggaatttactgaaaataaaatattacctaaaagggcttatgtacatgttacggtaaatgtacaagtaaagcgcttccgcaatgataccaaacacggcatatttatcttaactttatttttttactctgtatggtttgtccgctagagggcgccacattagattttgtgaaaccccataatgaaatgaaggcctataaccagcggacaattaagacgcttctaatgatatgtcatttgtcgaattctgataagtagttaagaagttacgagggaacagatcATAGTGGAATGAATCTTCAATAGTTCAGCCGATCTATTCCTCTAtggaacagatgaacatacatacatacatagcctgtcaaaatcataaccctccttttgctttgccgtagtcgggtaaaaataaattaatttttgtttttctttcacgcaaagttatataggtataagcccttttaggtaatattttattttcagtaaattccgTCAACTGCAAATTTGCACAGAGGTTAgggttgcatataaacataatttattgcaaaacaatccaaaattttacaaattttacatttagttatggtagtagtgtcgatgggaatgaaaaTATAtgttacccacgacactactggcttggtagtgtagaagggaaaaaatattccccacgacactactggtagtgtggtttggtagtgcggtgggtcataagggtagttgaacgatggtagcgcccccctgtcattgagtttggtgggacagttcagcgtgggtcatctatactaaATTCACTTTAAGTCACGTTCACACAGGGTCGCTATttaagttttcatactaaatattgatggcgattcgaatactcAAACgatttttcgtgctagaggtactggtaTAGTGAACTTCGTGTCACACTGTAAAGGTACTGACGGAAATACCTTTCCTAGTTTATTTCTGGAAATAGGAAATGAGAAATAAAACACTCAAAAGTTATATTGCAGAAACTTTATAAACcgaatatgtatttaaaaaattaagtttaaatttttcatacacaTTTTTGTCTTTACAAGAGTAGGAGACTAGAGAATTAACATTTCAATCGTGTTGCTTACATGCCGAATACCTTATGTTCGTAGCGAAGCTatcgtatttataataaatatcgtaCGCCTTACATTGAGGCATGTGGCTTCTACCGTCACCGTATAACAAGAAAATAAAACCTATAGTAacacaactaaaataaaataatattaccgACCTAAACAATGGCAACACATTATGACATATTTTAATCATTACCATGACTAACACATTGTTCAGGAATCTACGTTGTTACGTTGGTGTGAGGGGGAAAGATAACGGACTTATCATTGAGACCGAACCTGTAGACAAtgtaagagcgctttcacatttaggcgactttagcagcgcgacgccgataatttcatactatgtgacagcggatgcatgccttctcattataaaaacgccgctgccgcgctgctgtcgcgcttctaacgccctaatgtgaaagcgctctaattCAACTTTCTCTACAATCAACCAAGTCATGTTATGGAGAATTAAGGCTCGTATTTTGACATTTCACTGTCCGAATAATCAGCTTTAGAGCGATTTCACATTAAGGCGACTTTAGCAGATAATTTCATACAATATGACAGCGGAtgcctgccttcacattataaaaacgctgcTGTCAGACTTctcacgccctaatgtgaaagcggccTTATATTGTCTGTCAGGCCCCTAAACGACGCGTCTTACAAAACTGACCACTCTGTGATTATTTTAGAGATTTGTATTAAAACGAGTTTACAAttggatttattattttacattaacaCCTACAACTCATTGATTGATTAGATCAGAGTGACCAACtttatatctaaaataaaagtaaaattatattCTAAAAGTAAACAATATCTATCACAAAATCTATCCTTTCATAACACATTTTAATCCAATTTCAAGTTTAGGAGTGGGATCTGAAATACTGTTCAATTACTTTGTTTAAAAAGAGGTAAATTTAATAcctcaacatttttttaaagaatttaatatttaaatcgAGACTGGCGATGACTATTAAAGTATAAAATTCCCTTCTCAAGCCATGAGGCTTAACATCTATAGAATAAATCACAAAGACTCCAATAACAATCCAAGTCTTAATCCGAAatagaataataaataacaaaatcttACTTCATACTATTTTCTACACTAGACAGAAACTAAGCGACACTAGGTAAAGGTATATTGGCAATATGACGTATGGATTAATAGGGTAAAACGTGGGTTTTACCTTTAACTCATTGAAGTTCTGCATGGTGTATTcaatttttatacaatttttatcaacaaaaatgCTTTAACATCACTAcataataagataaataatgtCTAATGTCAATAACTTTAGAATTATACGTATTGTTCACAAATTCATTCGTTTCTTTCTCGCGCGTATGATTATTTTGTGTGCGAGCAAGACAGCTATTTTGCCGAAAAATTCCATTCAAACTTTTCACGCATACCTATATTTAACTCGTCAAAATTTTAAGGCAGTTAAgttaataagttttttaataataccccAACGAGGgaatttgtcaaattaaaaaccaaGCAGAACTTCTTCTATACATTGACCGTCATTAACGCGAACTCAGCCAACATAAAGGTATTTGAATGAGACAAAGGGACAATATTATGGTCGTAAGCAGCATTATGCAagtgaacataataatatcttaaatTGACGAGTCCATCCCGAGGACTGTCGCGTTTATGACGGTCAACTTATAATTACACTTCCATAAACTTTACATTCTGTATTGCAATGTACTATCATTTGTATGGACTCCAGTCACATATCAGTCAAACAACGCGTCATACTCGACTACACAGGTTAAGATAACCCACAAACAGGGTAGTATACAACAGCCGTAAACCTATACTGTTTACTAATTTGagaataacattatttattacttgtCCAATTTTAACACGCGAACATCTTAAATTTAATGATAtccaacatttttaatttgttcaTCACTAAAACTACGCGATAGCGGAACATTATAAAAGCTAATAACAGTTATGAATTATTGCGAAATGTGCTCAAAGTTCAGTTCAAACGTGAATGCTTCATGTagcggcgccggcgcagccAGTGCTTTCAACTTGCCAAATGACACTAGACGTCAAGTTTAGTACAGTcgacatttttgttgcaaaatagcccgtATTACAACGAGTTAAGACGCCACTGTGATTATCTTGATGTGTTGTCAtttgtatagttcttgcaactcacgaaggcgagtgagctttacttgtgtgtgtactacatgcacataacgataatgtaatgtctatcaaaacttttgaaaaacgacaTTAGTGAACCACCACACatta
The Ostrinia nubilalis chromosome 16, ilOstNubi1.1, whole genome shotgun sequence DNA segment above includes these coding regions:
- the LOC135079102 gene encoding proteasome subunit beta type-3, with product MSILAYNGGAVVAMKGQDCVAIATDKRYGIQAQTVSTNFPKVYKMGPTLYVGLPGLATDTQTVFQRLKFRMNLYELKENRIMRPKTFSAMLSNLLYERRFGPYFIEPVIAGLDPYDNQPYVCNMDLIGCPNEPEDFVVSGTCSEQLYGMCEALWEPNLKPDELFETISQALVNAADRDAISGWGAVVYIIEKDKITEKHVKTRMD